In the Sphingobium sp. Z007 genome, CCTGGCGAAGCCGCTTTACGCGGTCCGGCGCATCGGCCCACCGGCACAATTTGGCGCCACAGCCTTACGGGCATAGCCGCCGCGAAATTCGGGATGGGACAGGAAATCGTCACTCTGACCAATCACGGTTTCCCCCGCGCCCAGCAGCAGCACCGACCCGGCATGGCTGTGTCGGGCCAGCAGGCGCAGCACGTCCCCACGCCGCTCCGGCGTGAAGTAGAGCAAGACGTTGCGGCAGAGCAGCAGGTCATATTCGCCCGATGGCGCGCGCGGATCAAACAGATTGTCATGTCGAAAATCGATCATCCGGCGCAGATCGGGGCTGGCGCGCCAATCCTCGCCATGCGGTTCAAACCATTTGATGAGGTCGCCGACGGCCAGACCGCGTTGCACGTCCATCTGCGAAAAGATGCCGGCACGCGCCTGTTCGATCGCGGCCGTGGAAATATCGGTCGCCAATATCTCGATGCGCCATCCCTGCCAGCGTGCCATATCGTTGCGCAGGCGGATCGCCAGCGAATAAGCCTCTTGCCCGGTCGAACAGCCCGCGCTCCAGATACGCAATGTGCGATCGTGCCGATCTTCCTGGATGCGCGGCAGGATCTGGCGATGGATCATGTCGAAAATCTGGAGGTCGCGAAAGAAGCTGCTTTCATTGTTAAGCAGCGCATTGACGACATCCTCATCCAAGCGCGGGTCGCGCTTGCGCAGCAGCATGGCGGCGAGGTCGTCTATATCCTTTAGTCCGTGCGTGCGTAGAACCGGCCGCAGGGCGGTTTCCATCCGCCATGCCCGGCCTTCCGACAATATCTGCCCGGTTCGCGCTTCCAACAACCCGGACAATATGCGTGCGGCGCCCTGGAAAATGGCGGCTCCTGTTGGTGGCAGCGGCATCAGGCGTTGACCTTCCCGCGTCGTGCCACGAAATGCATCATCGCCAGCGGCTCCATCACGCCGCAGGTAAGGCCCGCCCCGGCAACTGATCCCGGCATGCCCCACACCACGCTGCTCGTTTCGTCCTGGGCGACGATCCAGCCGCCAGCCGCGACGATCTCACGCGCGCCCAGCGTACCGTCGCGTCCCATGCCGGTCAGGACGATGCCGGCCGCGCCGGCGCCATACACCTCCGCCATGCTGGCGAACATCGGATCGACGCCCGGCAGGTTGCCAGCCGGCGTGCGCTCAGGATTAAGGATAATGATGGCCCGGCCATGCAAGCCGCGCCGCAGCTGGATATTGGCGTCGCCCGGTGCAACATAAACGACATCGGGCATTAGCAGATCGCCGGTCTCCGCGACCTTCACCCGCAAGCTGGTCATGCGCGACAATTGCTGGGCGAAATAGACGGTGAAACTGGCAGGCAGGTGCTGGGTCAAAAGCAGCGGCACGCCCAGCGGCGCGACCAATCCCTGGAACAACTGGCTCAATGCATGGATACCACCGGTCGATGCGCCGATGCCGATGCAGGCGAGCGGCGCCGATGCCGGGGTAATCGACGGCGGGCCGGCGAGGCGCGGCAAAGGCGGCGCCTCCGCTCGATCGCCGAACAGCCGGTTCAATCGATCGATCAACGCCTGGGGAAATTGATCGCCAAAGCTGCCGCTGCCGGGCTTGGATACGATGTCGCTGGCGCCGAGCGCCAGCGCCTCTATCGCGGCAGCGCTGCCTTCCTCGCATTTGCCCGACAGGATCGCGACCTTGACGGTCGGATTGGCCCGCAGGATCTGGGGCAACGCGGCAAGGCCGCTCTGGCCAGGCAATTCAATGTCGAGCAGCACCAGGTCGACCGCATGTTCGGCCAGATAGCCCAGCGCATGTTCTGCGCTGCTGGTCTTATGGACGACGCTGTAGCCCGAATCGCCATTGAGGATGCGCGCGATCACTGTTCGCACGACGACCGAATCATCGACAACCAACGTGCGAACGGCGCGTTGTTGGTGGGTGCGATTGGACGATATCGGCATGATCGCGTTCATCATGGGCTTTCTGCGCGGACTAATCAGATGGAAATCGGGCACTCCTGGATCAACGGGCGGCCGCTAGATCACGCCCACAATCGCGAGCTTGCTTTCCAATGTCTCCCGATCGAACGGCTTCATGACATATTCGTCGGCACCGGCTTCGACCGCCGCCTTGATATGGCTGATGCCGTTTTCCGTGGTGCAGAATATAATCTTGGGCCGGGCCGCCATCTTTGCGGTGGAGAGCGCCTGGAGGAATTCCATCCCGCTCATGATCGGCATGTTCCAATCGAGCAGCACCACGTCAGGCGGACAGGCTTCGCATTTGGTCAGCGCGTCCTGCCCATCCACCGCCTCGCTGACGGTCAGGTCCAGCGATTCGAGAATATGGCGGGCAACCTTGCGGATGACCTTTGAATCGTCGACGACCAGGCAATTCTTCATGAAGCGTCCCTTAGGTTTTTGCGTCCCGTTGCTGCGGGCTTAACCGACAAAGCCAAGTATTTAGTAAACAAGCCGGGTATATTTCACGCCGCCTGGGCGAGCGCCCCACCCTCGATAAACGCGGCCAGCGACACCAGCAGCCAGGGATGTCCGTCATGTTCGACCAAGGCGCGGGCGTAGGGTGCCCAGGCCGGATCGAGTTGACCGCGCAACGGCAGTTCCCCTTCCGGCACGCGGCAGATGTCGGACACGCCGTCCACCATCAGGCCATAGCTATGGCCGCTGATATTGGCGATGATGGCAAGGCCGCGTCGCTCCGCCGGGGTGGCCCGGCCGTGGATCAGCGCAGCAACATCAATGATGGTGAGCACCCGGCTGCGCAGCGCGGACAGGCCGGCCACGTGGATGCCCATGCCCGGCACCGGGGATATGTCGGTCAGGCGGACAACCGCCTCGACCTCACCGGTTTCGACCGCGATCCGCGTGTCGGCCAGCGTCGCCAGAAGATAAAGCTGATCCATGCCGTGTTCCTTATCCCCGCCGACCGGCGATCGCCGCCATCAGCGCATCCTGGTCATAGCGATAAATGCTGCCGTCCTGCGGTCCGTTGGGACGAGGCGAGGCGCGCAGATGCACGACACGGCATCCCATGATCTCCGCCGCCTGCGCGGCATCCGCTTCCGTGCACAACACCACGTCTTCGGGATCGACCGCGCAATCGCCGGGCAATCCCAGCACCACGTCATGGCCGGCCTGCCGCAGCAAAGGCGCCAATATCTCGCGCGTCCAGCCATCGCCGCTGTCGGCTAGCAGGCACCGCCCCCGCGCCCGTTCGACCAACATTTCTTCGGGCAGTCCGGCGAACAGCGCGAAGGGATTGATGACCTCCAGATGCTCGCCGTCGACGACCGCAACACCGCTCAACATGCCATGCATCGCCACCATGTCGGGGACGGCAGGCATCTGGACGATGTCAAGCACCGCAGCCACTGGATAACAGGCTTCGCGCCGATCGTCGCGCAGCCGCAGCGCCGACACCCTGGCGCGATCGATCTGCGACAGCCCGTTGGCAACAGGCACCAGCCGCCCGTCAAGCCGCACGAAGGCGCGACCGCCCGATCGGCCAAACAGGCTTGCGTCGATATCTTCCACCCGTTCGATCAAGGATAATTTCAACAGGCGGCGTTCGCCCGACAGTTCCTCGAAGCGCAGCGCCGCGACCATCTCGATCCCATCTTTCGCGTCCGCGGCCTGATCCTGCTGCCGCGCCGCGCGATCATCGATGATGTTGGGCAGGCGCGCCGCCTTGGCCAGACCGGCCGCATCGAGCAACAGCATAGGCTTGCCATTGTCGGGCAGCGTCATGCCGGCATAAATGCCCGTCGCCATCACCAGCGGCGAAGCCGGGCGAATCACCAGTTCCTCATGATTGTCGACTGCCGAAACGCCCATGGCGAAGGGCACGCCGGTCGCCGATCGCACGACCATGATGGCGCGCGGGCCGCGCTGAACCGGTTTTTCCATGCCCAGCAGATCTTCCAGATCGACCATCGAATGGCGGATTGCCCTAATCGTTGCGATCTTCGCGCCGCCGACTTCGCTGACCTGGAGCGTCTCGTTATTGTCGTGCAGGATCTCGACGACCGCCGAACGCGGGATCGCGAAGTGCTGGCCGCCCGCCCGCACGATGAGCCCCGGAATGATCGTCAGCGTCAATGGCACGCGCAGCGTGATGCACAGACCCTGACCCGGATGGTTGTCGAGCGCGATCACCCCGCCAATGCGTTCCACATTGGCGCGCACAACGTCCATGCCGACTCCGCGGCCAGAGATAGCGGTCACCTGATTGGCGGTCGAAAGGCCAGGATGGAAAATAAGGTCGAGCCTGTCCTCTTCGGAAAGGCGCGTGGCGGCATCCGGGGTCAGGCGGCCTGCGGCGATGGCCTTGTCCACCAGACGCGCCGTGTCGATGCCTGCACCGTCATCGGCGATCGCGATGACGATCTGATTGCCCGACTGGCGCGCTTCCAGTCGCAGTCGGCCCGCTTCGGGCTTGCCGGCGGCGCGCCGCTGTTCCGGCGTCTCGATACCGTGGTCGATGCTGTTGCGCACGATATGGGTGAGCGGATCGACGACCATCTCCACCATTTCGCGGTCCATTTCGACGTCGCCGCCCTCCAGCGTCAGGTCGATGCGTTTGCCAAGGTCGCGGCCCAGATCGCGCACCATGCGCGGAATGGCGGCGAACAGGCGGTCCACCCGCTGCATCCGCGTCTTGGATATAACGTCGCGCATGTCCGCCACGCAGGTCGATAGCCGTTCGAACACATTGTCGAGTTCGGGATCGGCGGATCGTTCGCGCAATTTGCGCGACAACTCATTGCGCGCCAGCACCATGTCCGACACGCCGTTCATCAATTGGTCGATCAGACTGAGGGGCAGGCGGATGGTCCGCGGCCCCGATTGCGCGCCACCCTGGCGGGCAACGGCAACAGGGGCGGCAACCGTTCCCACCCCAGCTTCGCCGGCCTCGGCAGGCTGGGCGCTCAGGGCACCGATCAGAAAATCATCATTTTCACTGGGCAGGGCCGCGCCGATCGCAACCGCTTCGGTCAGTTCGCCGATCCGGTCCATGATGCCTAGCACCGCGCTGACCGTGGCGCAGTCCGCGCCGCGCGTCCCGGCGCGAATTTCAGACAACACATCCTCGGCAGCGTGGCTCAGCCGCTCGAACCGCGGCAGGTTCAGAAAGCCGCAGCTCCCCTTGACCGTGTGGAAGAAGCGGAAGATGGCATCCAGCCGATCCCGATCCGATGGATCGGCTTCCCAGGCGACCACTTCGCCTGCGAGAGCCTCCAGCGTTTCCCGGGTCTCGGATATGAATTCCTGAAGTAGTTCGTCCATTCCCTATGGGCCCCACGGATGCGCGCAGGGGCACCATGGCGGGGTGTGGTTAAAGGGACGTTAAAGGCGCGTCGAAACGCGCAAGGATTACACGCAAAAAGGGCGCCGCGCCTTAGACGCGACGCCCTTATCGGGTCGGGTAGCGAAAGCGGCTTACTGCTGCTTTTCGACCGCGTCCTCAGCCTTGTCACCCGCTTCACGGGTGGCTGCGGCCTTGTTTTCCAGCGCGTCGGCGGCATTTTCAGCCGCGTTTTCAGCGTTGCCGCTCAGATTGTCGGCCATCGCTTCCATGTTGTCGGCCTGGTTGTCGAGTGCGTCCGCCTGATTCTCGTATGCATTCTCAACCTTGTTTTCCTTGGCGGAATCGCAAGCGGCGAGGGCGACAAGGCTGGCAAGGCCAATGACGGTGACGAAAGTTTTCACGGCGTTTTCTCCTGTTAGTGCCCCCATGGGCTGACGTCATTCGGCACAGGTACAGATGGTGTGACGCCACCTGAAACCCTGACGCCGATCAACCGGCCGCTCGCACGATGGTTCCCGTTGGCGGCTCGTTTCGTCGCAAAAACGATTATTTTTTAAGCGAATCCCGGATTTCGCGCAGCAAGATGATATCTTCGGGCGTCGGCGCTGGCGCAGCTGGGGCCGGTTCGGGCTTGGCAGTCAGCCTGTTCATCGCCTTGACCAGCAGGAAGATGATGAAGGCAAGTATGATGAAATTGACAAGCACGGTCAGGAACTGACCCCAGCCGAACATGGCCACGCCCGCCGCCTTGAGGTCTGCGTAGTTTTCTGGATTGCCTTTGAAGCCCGCCGGCAACGCTCCCATGCGCACGAAATAACCGGAAAAGTCCGCCCCGCCGAAGATATAGCCGACCACCGGCATGATGAGGTCGTCGGTCAGCGATTTGGTGATGGTGGCAAAGGCGCCGCCGATGATGACACCGACGGCCAGGTCCATCACGTTGCCGCGATTGATGAATGTCTTGAATTCGGAAATCAGCCCCATGGAGGAACTCCTTGCCCTATTAACGATAATTCAGGATGGCCCGTTGCGCCTTTCAGGACAACGCCCTATTTCCACAGGCGAAACAAAAAGCCGAGGATGTTCCATGACGCTCCTGCGCCGCTTCTCTAAAATTCTACTGCCATTGTTCGGGGGGCTTGCCCTTTCCGCCTGCGGCATCAACAGCGTTCCGACCGCCGAAGAAGAGGCGAAGGCCAAATGGGCCGATGTCCAGGCGCAGTATCAGCGCCGCTCCAACCTGACTGGCAACCTCGTCGCCACGGTGAAGGCGGCGGGCAAGCAGGAGCAGGCGACGCTGACGGCCGTGACCGAAGCCCGCGCCAAGGCGACCTCGATCCAGGTCAATGCCGATGATCTGTCAGATCCTGCCAAGGTCGCGCAGTTCCAGGCTGCCCAGGCACAACTGAGCCAGGGCCTTGGTCGCCTGCTCGCGTCGGTTGAGGCCTATCCCGATCTCAAGACCAACGAGAATTTCCTGCAACTCCAGTCGCAGCTCGAAGGCACGGAAAACCGAATCGCCGTCGCCATCCGCGACTATAATGGCGCGGTGCAGGCCTATAATACCCGCATCCGCACCTTCCCTGACGCAATCGGCGCCAAGCTGATCCATGGCGCGAAGCCCATGACCCCGTTCCAGGCGACGACGCCGGGCGCCGAGGAGGCGCCGAAGGTCGACTTCGGCAACTGATCGGATGCTCCGTCGCCTGTTCCTGATTCTCACGCTGCTGGCGCTCGCGCCGGCGGCGTGGGCACAGAGCTATCCCAAATTCGATGACAAGGGCGTGGTCGATGCGGCGAACCTGCTCGACCCGGCGCAGGAACAGGCGCTGAGCGCCAAGCTGATCGCGCAGAAGAAAGCCAGCGGCCGGTCGCTGGTGGTGGCCACGATTCCTGACCTGCAAGGCTATGACATCGCCGACTATGGCTATCGGCTGGGCCGCGCCTGGGGCATCGGCGACAAGGACAGCAACGGCGCGTTGCTCATCATCGCACCGGCCGAGCGGAAGGTGCGGATAGAAGTCGGCTATGGGCTGGAAGGCGTGCTGACCGACGCC is a window encoding:
- a CDS encoding protein-glutamate O-methyltransferase CheR, translated to MPLPPTGAAIFQGAARILSGLLEARTGQILSEGRAWRMETALRPVLRTHGLKDIDDLAAMLLRKRDPRLDEDVVNALLNNESSFFRDLQIFDMIHRQILPRIQEDRHDRTLRIWSAGCSTGQEAYSLAIRLRNDMARWQGWRIEILATDISTAAIEQARAGIFSQMDVQRGLAVGDLIKWFEPHGEDWRASPDLRRMIDFRHDNLFDPRAPSGEYDLLLCRNVLLYFTPERRGDVLRLLARHSHAGSVLLLGAGETVIGQSDDFLSHPEFRGGYARKAVAPNCAGGPMRRTA
- a CDS encoding chemotaxis protein CheB, whose translation is MNAIMPISSNRTHQQRAVRTLVVDDSVVVRTVIARILNGDSGYSVVHKTSSAEHALGYLAEHAVDLVLLDIELPGQSGLAALPQILRANPTVKVAILSGKCEEGSAAAIEALALGASDIVSKPGSGSFGDQFPQALIDRLNRLFGDRAEAPPLPRLAGPPSITPASAPLACIGIGASTGGIHALSQLFQGLVAPLGVPLLLTQHLPASFTVYFAQQLSRMTSLRVKVAETGDLLMPDVVYVAPGDANIQLRRGLHGRAIIILNPERTPAGNLPGVDPMFASMAEVYGAGAAGIVLTGMGRDGTLGAREIVAAGGWIVAQDETSSVVWGMPGSVAGAGLTCGVMEPLAMMHFVARRGKVNA
- a CDS encoding response regulator — its product is MKNCLVVDDSKVIRKVARHILESLDLTVSEAVDGQDALTKCEACPPDVVLLDWNMPIMSGMEFLQALSTAKMAARPKIIFCTTENGISHIKAAVEAGADEYVMKPFDRETLESKLAIVGVI
- a CDS encoding chemotaxis protein CheW — its product is MDQLYLLATLADTRIAVETGEVEAVVRLTDISPVPGMGIHVAGLSALRSRVLTIIDVAALIHGRATPAERRGLAIIANISGHSYGLMVDGVSDICRVPEGELPLRGQLDPAWAPYARALVEHDGHPWLLVSLAAFIEGGALAQAA
- a CDS encoding chemotaxis protein CheA — protein: MDELLQEFISETRETLEALAGEVVAWEADPSDRDRLDAIFRFFHTVKGSCGFLNLPRFERLSHAAEDVLSEIRAGTRGADCATVSAVLGIMDRIGELTEAVAIGAALPSENDDFLIGALSAQPAEAGEAGVGTVAAPVAVARQGGAQSGPRTIRLPLSLIDQLMNGVSDMVLARNELSRKLRERSADPELDNVFERLSTCVADMRDVISKTRMQRVDRLFAAIPRMVRDLGRDLGKRIDLTLEGGDVEMDREMVEMVVDPLTHIVRNSIDHGIETPEQRRAAGKPEAGRLRLEARQSGNQIVIAIADDGAGIDTARLVDKAIAAGRLTPDAATRLSEEDRLDLIFHPGLSTANQVTAISGRGVGMDVVRANVERIGGVIALDNHPGQGLCITLRVPLTLTIIPGLIVRAGGQHFAIPRSAVVEILHDNNETLQVSEVGGAKIATIRAIRHSMVDLEDLLGMEKPVQRGPRAIMVVRSATGVPFAMGVSAVDNHEELVIRPASPLVMATGIYAGMTLPDNGKPMLLLDAAGLAKAARLPNIIDDRAARQQDQAADAKDGIEMVAALRFEELSGERRLLKLSLIERVEDIDASLFGRSGGRAFVRLDGRLVPVANGLSQIDRARVSALRLRDDRREACYPVAAVLDIVQMPAVPDMVAMHGMLSGVAVVDGEHLEVINPFALFAGLPEEMLVERARGRCLLADSGDGWTREILAPLLRQAGHDVVLGLPGDCAVDPEDVVLCTEADAAQAAEIMGCRVVHLRASPRPNGPQDGSIYRYDQDALMAAIAGRRG
- the mscL gene encoding large conductance mechanosensitive channel protein MscL gives rise to the protein MGLISEFKTFINRGNVMDLAVGVIIGGAFATITKSLTDDLIMPVVGYIFGGADFSGYFVRMGALPAGFKGNPENYADLKAAGVAMFGWGQFLTVLVNFIILAFIIFLLVKAMNRLTAKPEPAPAAPAPTPEDIILLREIRDSLKK
- a CDS encoding LemA family protein, whose product is MTLLRRFSKILLPLFGGLALSACGINSVPTAEEEAKAKWADVQAQYQRRSNLTGNLVATVKAAGKQEQATLTAVTEARAKATSIQVNADDLSDPAKVAQFQAAQAQLSQGLGRLLASVEAYPDLKTNENFLQLQSQLEGTENRIAVAIRDYNGAVQAYNTRIRTFPDAIGAKLIHGAKPMTPFQATTPGAEEAPKVDFGN